One window of Labilithrix sp. genomic DNA carries:
- a CDS encoding extensin family protein: MRAFLPLLLLAACSKPAPSSTQAPVESVTAEDLDLPIPEPAPPLATSSGPLTPWIAESATWKRRGPPPTTYSLFSLPEGSSVLVYATMTRDACEAELDKRKIAFRRAADLPGVRAPVQLDGPLHGVTYRSRAPHTEIDCRLVLALDDFSVALAARDVIGAQVYSSYRSPSENGCTDKYAGEQHCAALAVDIGQFDKRDKTKLVVEKDFHGRIGSLTCKSGVGPKPVTPAATELWDLVCGAAGRQFSVILTPNWNQQHKNHFHLELTTHDWVLVR; this comes from the coding sequence GTGCGCGCCTTCCTGCCTCTGCTCTTGCTCGCGGCGTGCTCGAAGCCCGCGCCCTCGAGCACGCAAGCGCCCGTCGAGAGCGTCACGGCGGAGGACCTCGACCTCCCGATCCCCGAGCCGGCGCCGCCGCTCGCGACGTCGAGCGGGCCCCTCACGCCGTGGATCGCGGAGTCGGCGACGTGGAAGCGCCGCGGGCCGCCGCCGACGACGTACTCGCTGTTCTCGCTCCCGGAGGGCTCGTCCGTCCTCGTGTACGCCACGATGACGCGTGACGCGTGCGAGGCGGAGCTCGACAAGCGTAAGATCGCGTTCCGCCGCGCGGCCGATCTCCCCGGCGTGCGCGCGCCGGTCCAGCTCGACGGTCCGCTCCACGGCGTGACGTACCGCTCGCGCGCGCCGCACACCGAGATCGACTGCCGGCTCGTCCTCGCGCTCGACGACTTCTCCGTCGCCCTCGCCGCGCGCGACGTGATCGGCGCGCAGGTCTATTCGTCCTACCGCTCGCCGTCGGAGAACGGGTGCACGGACAAGTACGCCGGCGAGCAGCACTGCGCCGCGCTCGCGGTCGACATCGGCCAGTTCGACAAGCGCGACAAGACGAAGCTCGTCGTCGAGAAGGACTTCCACGGCCGCATCGGCTCGCTCACGTGCAAGTCGGGCGTCGGACCGAAGCCGGTGACGCCGGCCGCGACCGAGCTCTGGGACCTCGTCTGCGGCGCGGCCGGGCGGCAGTTCTCCGTCATCCTGACGCCGAACTGGAACCAGCAGCACAAGAACCACTTCCACCTCGAGCTGACGACGCACGACTGGGTCCTGGTTCGTTGA